In Corallococcus macrosporus, one DNA window encodes the following:
- the tssK gene encoding type VI secretion system baseplate subunit TssK, protein MNPDTLARVLWQEGQTLLPEHFRAQEESLSAEARRYAGFAGLPVVGVSALRFNDVLLAKGSVALEELTAVLPGGHLLEVPGNAEVTPLSLEETGRTRVTVYLHLLAVLEPREDLAPAGGEAPSVVRAGRRLCLSLEPVVDDTVSSLSLAVFTRNADGPWRLSATHLPPLLSVGPHPFLEPLFEQLDGLLQQAQGQLRTSLREGLVRGDRLASARRALCEVRSLQVLRQDMRHGLQPPPYPLVQALRRLYFETCCYLEAEPDDELPAYEHEAPGPGIARWMELLTRGFRPQASPLSYRAFDFQDGHFKLTPLPKETPAPDDFYLLVRRQERDRPRSMEGVKLASPLRLPAVRRQALKGVPYRHVAFPSFPHAFDADIDWYQLTHQSEEWQSATREDGLTFFATPALEGAQVLLYWRRA, encoded by the coding sequence ATGAACCCAGACACCCTCGCGCGAGTCCTGTGGCAGGAAGGGCAGACCCTGCTGCCCGAACACTTCCGGGCCCAGGAGGAATCCCTCTCCGCGGAGGCCCGGCGCTACGCGGGATTCGCGGGCCTGCCGGTGGTGGGCGTGAGCGCGCTGCGTTTCAACGACGTGTTGCTCGCGAAGGGCTCGGTGGCGCTGGAGGAATTGACCGCGGTGTTACCGGGCGGCCACCTGCTGGAGGTGCCGGGCAACGCGGAGGTGACACCGCTGTCACTCGAGGAGACAGGGCGCACGCGGGTGACGGTGTATCTGCACCTGCTGGCGGTGCTGGAGCCCCGCGAGGACCTGGCGCCCGCGGGCGGTGAAGCCCCCAGCGTGGTGCGCGCGGGACGGCGGCTGTGCCTGTCGCTGGAGCCGGTGGTGGATGACACGGTGAGCAGCCTGTCGTTGGCTGTCTTCACCCGGAACGCGGACGGCCCGTGGCGGCTGTCCGCCACGCACCTGCCGCCGCTGCTCAGCGTGGGTCCCCACCCGTTCCTGGAGCCCCTGTTCGAGCAGCTGGACGGACTGCTCCAGCAGGCGCAGGGGCAGTTGCGCACGTCGCTGCGCGAGGGCCTGGTGCGAGGCGACCGGCTGGCCAGCGCGCGGCGGGCGCTGTGCGAGGTGCGAAGCCTCCAGGTGCTGCGCCAGGACATGCGCCACGGCCTGCAGCCGCCGCCCTACCCGCTGGTGCAGGCCTTGCGGCGGCTGTACTTCGAGACGTGCTGCTATCTGGAGGCGGAGCCGGACGACGAGCTGCCCGCGTACGAGCACGAAGCGCCGGGCCCGGGCATCGCGCGGTGGATGGAGCTCCTCACGCGCGGCTTCCGCCCGCAGGCCAGCCCCCTGTCCTATCGCGCCTTCGACTTCCAGGACGGCCACTTCAAGCTCACCCCGCTGCCCAAGGAGACGCCGGCGCCGGATGACTTCTACCTGCTGGTGCGCCGGCAGGAGCGTGACCGGCCCCGCTCCATGGAGGGCGTGAAGCTGGCCAGTCCGCTGCGGCTGCCGGCGGTGCGGCGCCAGGCCTTGAAGGGCGTGCCGTACCGGCACGTGGCCTTCCCCTCGTTCCCGCACGCCTTCGACGCGGACATCGACTGGTACCAGCTGACGCACCAGAGCGAGGAATGGCAGTCCGCGACGCGCGAGGACGGGCTCACGTTCTTCGCCACGCCCGCGCTCGAAGGGGCGCAGGTGCTCCTCTACTGGCGCAGGGCCTGA
- the tssB gene encoding type VI secretion system contractile sheath small subunit: MAITDEIPRSRITLTYRTQVNGTRADKALPFRLLVMGDFSKGTSIDRKKDLDQREIRNLDGKNLNQVIQNMGMTLNFSVPNRVDKKDPVDGSAPAPLQVNLKLDSMKSFSPVEVARQVPKINALLTLRKLLLELQGNLDNRKEFRQLVRQLAQNPEAVQKLKTELAAFKSMSLPKLAATNPQPPTT, encoded by the coding sequence ATGGCCATCACCGACGAAATTCCCAGATCACGCATCACGTTGACCTACCGCACGCAGGTGAATGGCACCCGGGCGGACAAGGCGCTTCCGTTCCGGCTGCTGGTGATGGGGGACTTCTCCAAGGGCACCTCCATCGACCGCAAGAAGGACCTGGATCAGCGGGAGATCCGCAACCTGGATGGCAAGAACCTGAACCAGGTCATCCAGAACATGGGCATGACGCTGAACTTCAGCGTGCCCAACCGCGTGGACAAGAAGGATCCGGTGGATGGCTCGGCGCCGGCGCCGCTGCAGGTGAACCTCAAGCTGGACTCGATGAAGTCCTTCAGTCCCGTGGAGGTGGCCCGCCAGGTGCCGAAGATCAACGCGCTGCTCACGCTGCGCAAGCTGCTGCTGGAGCTGCAGGGCAACCTGGACAACCGCAAGGAGTTCCGTCAGCTGGTGCGCCAGCTCGCGCAGAACCCGGAGGCCGTCCAGAAGCTGAAGACGGAGCTGGCCGCGTTCAAGTCGATGAGCCTGCCGAAGCTGGCCGCGACGAACCCGCAGCCGCCCACGACGTGA